In Erigeron canadensis isolate Cc75 chromosome 1, C_canadensis_v1, whole genome shotgun sequence, a single window of DNA contains:
- the LOC122594316 gene encoding uncharacterized protein LOC122594316, which translates to MKEAQSLNGKLAALSRFLSRGADKQLPFFKILKGCTNNKDFAWTDEANKALEQMKEYIADLPTLTGLNPKETLFVYLIASPECVSAVLVTERDRRQISFYFVSRVLHGAEANYPELEKLTLALVHATRKLRRYFQAHPIVVLSDKPIRQILLKPEKLGRVAIWAIELGENDIEFRARHAIKGQVLADFITEVHEGKNSMTHSVSLDVVGNVESDTWKLYTDGAASSDGCGANLMLISPDEKEFTYALRFKFEVTNNEAKYEALLVGLRIARDMKIRNIQVYVDSQLVACQVKGEYDAKQGTTKSYLRKTSMPPIYEFLISGIILTDKDEARKIRVKAPQYKILDKKLYKKGFVTPWLRCAGPKKAEMIIREIHEGICGAHSGARSVATKAMRLGYFWPTMHQDSTALLKNCEASQLHANIPRQPKNDMTSVISAWPFIQWGIDLVGPLPEARNKKKFLVVAIDYFTKWVEAKPLASTNGDKMKEFVWEHIICRFGIPHTIVSDNGP; encoded by the exons ATGAAGGAAGCCCAAAGCTTGAATGGCAAACTTGCCGCACTTAGTCGTTTTCTCTCTCGAGGCGCAGATAAGCAGCTCCCTTTCTTCAAAATATTGAAAGGCTGCACCAACAACAAGGATTTTGCATGGACGGACGAAGCAAACAAAGCTCTGGAACAAATGAAGGAGTACATCGCAGATCTACCAACACTCACAGGTCTAAATCCAAAAGAAACACTTTTCGTATATCTGATAGCTTCACCCGAATGCGTAAGTGCAGTATTGGTAACCGAAAGGGACAGGCGCCAAATATCGTTCTACTTCGTGAGCAGAGTCTTGCATGGCGCGGAGGCCAATTATCCAGAACTAGAAAAACTCACATTAGCATTGGTTCACGCAACACGCAAGTTACGAAGGTATTTCCAAGCGCACCCTATTGTCGTGTTGTCTGATAAACCAATAAGACAAATACTGCTAAAACCAGAAAAGTTAGGAAGGGTAGCCATATGGGCCATCGAATTAGGGGAGAACGACATAGAGTTTAGGGCCAGACATGCAATTAAGGGACAGGTGTTGGCTGATTTCATCACTGAAGTCCATGAAGGAAAGAATTCAATGACACATTCTGTGTCATTGGATGTGGTAGGAAATGTTGAAAGTGACACCTGGAAATTATATACTGACGGGGCCGCTAGCTCCGATGGTTGCGGCGCCAACCTTATGTTAATTAGCCCAGATGAGAAAGAATTCACCTATGCACTAAGGTTCAAGTTTGAAGTAACAAACAATGAGGCCAAATACGAAGCACTGTTAGTAGGGCTGCGAATCGCAAGAGATATGAAGATCCGAAATATCCAAGTATATGTCGATTCCCAGCTGGTGGCATGTCAAGTAAAAGGGGAATATGATGCGAAACAAGGCACAACCAAGTCATACCTGCGGAAA ACATCTATGCCTCCCATTTACGAATTCCTAATAAGTGGGATAATCCTAACAGATAAAGATGAAGCCCGGAAAATAAGAGTCAAGGCTCCGCAATATAAAATCCTCGAcaagaaattatataaaaaagggtTCGTCACACCATGGCTCCGCTGCGCAGGGCCTAAGAAGGCGGAAATGATTATCAGGGAGATACACGAAGGAATCTGCGGAGCCCATTCAGGAGCACGATCAGTCGCTACGAAGGCCATGAGGTTGGGATATTTCTGGCCAACCATGCATCAGGACTCCACAGCGCTGCTAAAGAATTGCGAGGCCAGCCAGCTACATGCTAACATCCCAAGACAACCAAAGAATGATATGACCTCGGTTATTTCGGCATGGCCCTTCATACAATGGGGAATCGATCTCGTAGGGCCACTCCCCGAAGCTCGGAACAAGAAAAAATTCTTGGTGGTAGCCATTGATTATTTCACAAAGTGGGTTGAAGCAAAGCCGCTCGCTTCAACGAACGGAGATAAGATGAAAGAATTCGTATGGGAACACATCATATGCAGATTTGGGATACCACACACAATAGTATCCGATAACGGGCCATAA
- the LOC122597978 gene encoding G-type lectin S-receptor-like serine/threonine-protein kinase At4g03230 → MLLDSGNLVLKNIIKGDILWQSFDTPTDTFLPGMTVSTTLTLTSWKSPQDPSVGGFLFMAADPLTNNTYDIWNGTNTTWRSNVSKNNFDENETLSDAFISLLSNTFTKQQQPVVLRNGTRDENYSVIENDTRLVMSYSGSIQYFSWPKTNKNWVLEWEEPNNCSAYKACGPFGICNAKNNTQPCSCLSGFEPISSDYYKDGCRRTSEICQTSPIDTFINISMISIDNTSVPFYPSKNESDCIKKCLEDCKCLAYTYRSQEEGSNATQGCWFWNSTLYNLEMHGRHNIFFRVSYSKGKSTSHKRVPTVAVVISALVLLSSFSGISYFAYIRLVNTNSNNRRNAESMSIPIRKYIRDVFQLDDSREENTEGIDVPYFELETLIAATSDFSEENRLGQGGFGPVFKGKLPGGQEIAVKRLASLSGQGLQEFKNEIILIAKLQHRNLVKLIGYSIRGEEKMLLYEYLPNRSLDLFIFDQTLCISLDWEMRFNIIMGIARGLNYLHHDSRLRIIHRDLKTSNILLDEDMNPKISDFGLAKIIKGKEIEAITNRVVGTFGYMSPEYALDGLFSIKSDVFSFGVVLLEILSGKRNTGFYQIEKNISLLGYAWNLWTEDKPLELIDHTLMKSCNSSELLKCITIGLLCVQQDPDDRPTMTNVLGMLGGDITTLPTPKEPAFIIRRDQLQAIDSSSSSSSKPNMQTKNMLTITELDPR, encoded by the exons tgttaaaaaatatcataaaaggAGACATTTTATGGCAGAGCTTTGACACTCCAACCGATACATTTCTTCCTGGTATGACGGTGAGCACCACTTTAACATTGACATCATGGAAAAGCCCACAAGACCCTAGTGTCGGAGGGTTTCTGTTTATGGCGGCGGATCCGTTAACTAACAACACGTACGATATATGGAATGGAACTAACACTACTTGGAGAAGCAACGTGTCGAAGAATAACTTTGATGAGAATGAAACTTTATCAGATGCATTCATCAGTTTGCTCTCAAACACTTTcacaaaacaacaacaaccggTCGTCTTACGTAATGGTACACGTGACGAAAACTATTCGGTGATTGAGAATGATACAAGGTTGGTAATGAGTTATTCAGGAAGCATACAATATTTTAGTTGGCCAAAAACAAATAAGAATTGGGTTCTTGAATGGGAGGAACCCAATAATTGTAGTGCTTATAAAGCGTGTGGGCCGTTCGGGATATGTAACGCAAAGAATAACACACAACCATGTAGTTGTCTGTCTGGTTTTGAACCTATTTCATCTGATTATTATAAGGATGGATGCAGGAGAACCTCTGAAATCTGTCAAACAAGTCCTATAGACACctttataaatataagtatGATTAGTATCGATAATACAAGTGTACCTTTCTATCCATCAAAGAACGAATCAGATTGCATAAAAAAATGCCTGGAAGACTGCAAGTGTCTGGCTTATACTTATAGATCGCAAGAGGAAGGTAGTAATGCTACACAAGGTTGCTGGTTCTGGAATTCGACACTATATAATCTTGAAATGCATGGTCGACATAATATCTTCTTCCGTGTTTCTTATTCAAAAG GAAAATCAACATCCCATAAACGAGTCCCGACTGTTGCTGTTGTTATTTCAGCTTTAGTACTTCTTTCATCATTTAGTGGAATAAGCTATTTTGCTTATATAAGATTGGTGAATACAAATA GTAACAACAGACGTAACGCTGAAAGTATGTCTATTCCTATACGGAAATATATCAGAGATGTATTTCAACTAGATGACTCTAGAGAAGAGAACACTGAAGGCATTGATGTACCATATTTTGAGTTGGAAACCTTAATAGCTGCTACCAGTGACTTCTCAGAGGAAAATCGGCTTGGACAAGGAGGTTTTGGACCGGTCTTTAAG GGTAAACTTCCTGGAGGCCAAGAAATTGCTGTAAAAAGGTTGGCAAGCCTCTCTGGACAAGGATTGCAAGAGTTCAAAAATGAGATAATACTAATTGCTAAACTTCAACATCGGAATCTCGTTAAGCTAATAGGATATTCAATCCGAGGAGAAGAGAAGATGCTACTCTATGAGTATTTGCCAAATAGAAGCTTAGATCTTTTCATATTCG ATCAAACGTTGTGCATATCATTGGACTGGGAAATGAGATTCAACATAATCATGGGGATTGCTAGAGGACTCAATTATCTCCATCATGATTCTCGGCTGAGGATTATTCATAGAGACTTGAAAACGAGTAACATTTTATTAGATGAGGATATGAACCCAAAAATTTCTGATTTTGGTTTGGCTAAAATaattaaaggaaaagaaattgAAGCTATCACCAACAGAGTTGTTGGAACCTT TGGCTATATGTCTCCAGAGTACGCACTAGATGGCCTATTCTCTATTAAGTCTGATGTTTTTAGCTTTGGGGTAGTACTACTGGAAATCCTTAGTGGTAAGAGAAACACGGGTTTCTATCAAATCGAGAAAAATATAAGTCTTCTAGGATAT GCATGGAATTTATGGACGGAAGACAAGCCATTAGAATTGATCGATCATACACTAATGAAATCATGCAATTCAAGTGAGTTATTAAAGTGCATTACTATTGGACTCTTGTGCGTACAACAAGACCCTGATGATCGTCCTACCATGACAAATGTTTTGGGTATGCTTGGAGGTGATATCACCACCCTCCCAACTCCAAAAGAACCGGCGTTCATTATAAGAAGAGACCAATTGCAAGCAATTGATTCCTCTTCTTCTAGTTCTTCCAAACCGAATATGCAAACCAAAAACATGTTGACAATCACCGAGTTAGATCCACGCTAA